The Gammaproteobacteria bacterium genome segment ATACCGTAATAGTTGTAATCCGCAGGATGGATCAGCCGGATCTGGTTTGCCTTGCGTTCGATCACCACCCGGTCACCATTTTCCAGCCCCAGATCGATCTGGCCATCACAGGTGCACTGGGCACGGGCCTGATTGTTTTCGCTGACGATAATCTCGATGGTATTGCTGGCGTCCACCACGATGGGGCGATAACTCATGGTGTGCGGACAGATCGGCACCAGCACCAGGGCGCTGAGCGAGGGGTGCAGGATGGGGCCGCCCCCCGATAGGGCGTAAGCCGTGGAACCGGTTGGCGTGGAGACGATCATGCCGTCCGAGCGCGCGGTGTTGACGTGTTTGCCACCGATGTGGACATCGTATTCGATCATTCGCGCCACGCTACAGGTGTGTACCACCACGTCATTAAAGGCGGCACTTTCATTGAGCGGCTGACCGCCACGCATCACCCGGGCCTGCAGCATGTCGCGCTTTTCTTCCTGATAGTTGCCGGCGAAGATCTGATCCAGGGTGTCGATGAGCGCGGCGGGGGTGATGTCGGTCAGAAAGCCCAGGCGTCCCAGGTTGATGCCGAGCAGGGGTACACCATGATCCACCAGGCTGCGCGCGGCATTGAGCAGGGTGCCATCGCCACCGACCACAATCACCAGATCGCAGTTTTCACCGAGGCTCTGGCGGCTGGCAAACTGACGGTGCGCGGTCAGGTCGGTGGCCGCCTCCAGCGATACCTCGTCCAGCAATGTCGAAATCTCGCAGCGATCCAGGTAGCCCAGCAGTTCGCGCAATACGCCACCGGCATGGGGATCGCCATGCTTACCGATGATGCCAATGGTTTTGAAGTGGTATGACATAGTTTTATTTTTCTTGGGCTGTTGGGAGGGTGCTGTGATTGATTGCGGCTACGTTAGCATGTTGTCTGTAGGCGGCCAACCACTATGGTGGGCGGTCCATTCCCCCTTATTGCCCTCGGTCACATCCTCCATTATCCCCTGTCACCCTTGTTTCTCGTAAGCACTGGCCGCACCTTAGTAGGAGAGTATGAATCTGCATATTTCCCCAGTAAGATGAATGCCTGCCCT includes the following:
- a CDS encoding NAD(+) kinase, which encodes MSYHFKTIGIIGKHGDPHAGGVLRELLGYLDRCEISTLLDEVSLEAATDLTAHRQFASRQSLGENCDLVIVVGGDGTLLNAARSLVDHGVPLLGINLGRLGFLTDITPAALIDTLDQIFAGNYQEEKRDMLQARVMRGGQPLNESAAFNDVVVHTCSVARMIEYDVHIGGKHVNTARSDGMIVSTPTGSTAYALSGGGPILHPSLSALVLVPICPHTMSYRPIVVDASNTIEIIVSENNQARAQCTCDGQIDLGLENGDRVVIERKANQIRLIHPADYNYYGILRAKLHWGKRL